TCGGCCACGCATGAATCAGCGCCTCATCTTCGGGCGGAGTTGCCTTCAACGTGTCGCGCAACTCCTGGGGATCTTCCGCCCACACCTTGTCATGGCTCGCCAGCAGGGGAGTGATCATCGCGTCCGCGGAAGCAAGTTCCGGCCGATTCTCCAGCGGACGAACGTTGTTCATCAGGAACGGCTTGTCGCTCGATGCCGCAACGATCGCGTGCTCTCCGACCGGGCGCACCATCACGGGCAGGCCCTGCATGACATCGCGAGGTGCGAAGCGATCGATCAGAATCTCGTTCGGAGCGTCGATGCCTGCTCGCTGCATCACGGCGCGCAGATTCGGGAAGTCGCGCCCCTGGATCAGCATCGGATCGATCAAGATCAGAATCGATCCGCCTTCATCCAGGTAGCTCAGCAGAATCTCGCGCTCCCGATCATACAGATCGATTGTCGGCCCGGAAATTACCACGACACCCGCATCGGTCGGGATCTGCGCGGCTGTCTGCAGATCCAATCCCGCAACCGGCATGATGCTGTCGGACATCTGCTGTGCGGCCTTCTGCAGGGAGAAATCATTCTGGCCGGGACGACGATCCTTGAGCGGAGTCAATCCCCGCTCGCCCTTGTCGGACAGGAAGTAGATCTTCTGATCGCGACCGCGAACGACTCGCAGCAGAGCGTTGGAAAGGCTGTTCTCCCGATAGCGATCCGTCGCGCGAATCACCGTCCGTTGACGGCGCAATTGTTCGCCGCCACGATATGCCGTCACAAACACATCGCCGGGATACACACTGTCTGCAAACTGCATTGCCTCGGCTGCGTTGATTGTCGGATCGAAGATCTCGAAGTGGATCTTGTCAGATTCGCGCTCGTACAGATCCAGGAAATCCCTCAGCGACGCGTGATCGGCCAACTCTGCAAAGACCGTGACCTGCACTTGGGTGTCCAGTTGGTGCAGGAACACGCGCGTTTGCTCCGACAATGTATGAACGCGATGCTCGGTGACATCGATCGGCACCGAGTGATTCGCGACCATCAGATACACGAAAATGCAGGACAGGAAGATGAAGAGGCTGTAGGCGATCGAGGCAACGCTGTCGCGAACGCTGCCGCGCTCCTGCCACACAATGCCGAGGACCAGCAGCACCAGGGCTGCGCCGCCCATGCCGAGCAACCATGCCTGGAAGCCGCCCAGGATCGCACCCCAGATCAACGTGCCCAACAACAGTACCGCGCCGAGGATCGGCAGAAACAGTTGGCGCAGCATGTAGAAGGACGATCGATTCATCACGCCCTCCACCGCAGCGATTCAATCTGCCGCACCGCCAGGAACAGGAACAAGAAGGCGAACAGCACGAAATACGCGCCATCGACTGCCGATATCGATCCGGCCAGGAATCCTTCGATATGCCCGACGATCGTCAGATGTTCTGCCAACTGCGCCAATTCCGGCGACCGGAAGGCTCCGAGCAACGTCGAGACGATCAGAAGCATGAAGATGACAATGTATGTCAGCACCGCGGCGACGACTTGCGATTCCGTCAGGCTGGAGAAGAAGACACCCAGGGCGACGTACGCCAAAGTCGCCAGCACCAGCGCGCCGTAACACGTCGCCACGACCGCCCACTCCGGATCGCTCAACCACGTGACGATCGCAGGAAACACGAGAGTCAGCGCGAGGTAGACGAGAAGGGCGGTACTGTTGGCGAGGAACTTCCCAAGCACCAGGCTCCATTCTCCGGCCGGCGTGGTTCGCAGCAGCGCGAGCGTGCCGTGTCGGCGTTCCTCAGCAAACGCACGCATCGTCAGCATCGGAACCTGCATCAGTAGGAAGAAGTGAATGACCTGGAAGAGTTGTGTGACCAGCGCGACCGTAACGTTGGAACTGACGTTGTTCTCCTGCGCATATCCTGGATCGGCGAAACCCAGCATCATAACGACGAAGACGAGGCCGCTGGCCAGGAAGAACACGCCCGACAGGACCCA
This DNA window, taken from bacterium, encodes the following:
- a CDS encoding GldG family protein, with the protein product MNRSSFYMLRQLFLPILGAVLLLGTLIWGAILGGFQAWLLGMGGAALVLLVLGIVWQERGSVRDSVASIAYSLFIFLSCIFVYLMVANHSVPIDVTEHRVHTLSEQTRVFLHQLDTQVQVTVFAELADHASLRDFLDLYERESDKIHFEIFDPTINAAEAMQFADSVYPGDVFVTAYRGGEQLRRQRTVIRATDRYRENSLSNALLRVVRGRDQKIYFLSDKGERGLTPLKDRRPGQNDFSLQKAAQQMSDSIMPVAGLDLQTAAQIPTDAGVVVISGPTIDLYDREREILLSYLDEGGSILILIDPMLIQGRDFPNLRAVMQRAGIDAPNEILIDRFAPRDVMQGLPVMVRPVGEHAIVAASSDKPFLMNNVRPLENRPELASADAMITPLLASHDKVWAEDPQELRDTLKATPPEDEALIHAWPTAMASIFGTPGGVRGDVARMVVIGDSDTFGNDFVQDESATFLTQCVNWLAAREDQMAIPPKLLPATHLELTEKRFWIICGGLLLLGLGLLAGGVGYTIARRRMR
- a CDS encoding ABC transporter permease; its protein translation is MMAAIRQTMLVYRRDLRALFTTSLFWVLSGVFFLASGLVFVVMMLGFADPGYAQENNVSSNVTVALVTQLFQVIHFFLLMQVPMLTMRAFAEERRHGTLALLRTTPAGEWSLVLGKFLANSTALLVYLALTLVFPAIVTWLSDPEWAVVATCYGALVLATLAYVALGVFFSSLTESQVVAAVLTYIVIFMLLIVSTLLGAFRSPELAQLAEHLTIVGHIEGFLAGSISAVDGAYFVLFAFLFLFLAVRQIESLRWRA